The Lolium perenne isolate Kyuss_39 chromosome 6, Kyuss_2.0, whole genome shotgun sequence genome segment ATGTACATGAGAATGTACATATTTGCAATAATACATCAAATCTAAAACTTGCTTAGCCTTGGCATTTGTGTTTTATGACACACAAATTTGATCGATTATGTGAACTTACTAGGATGCTTGTATGAAGAATGCAGGGAAACAATATTTTGTGACATGGGTAATGCTGCTTACTTTTTACAAAGAAAAATCCTCCCCTATTTCATTGTTTTTATGCAATGCAGATTTTCAATCATCTACAAGAGACCATTGCTAAATGATATGCTTGTTCAGAACATGATTTAATTGGCTGCTTTTTGATACACTACCGAGTTTGTAATAGGGAACTTTCCTTATTTTATGCATCTTTCCACTATAAGAACTAATTAAATATTCACTTGTGATATTTTTTTGCAGGGACACTTCTGAAATTTTAGTTACTCTCTTATTCCGAGTGTGTTATGAATTGATGCATACACAGTTGCCTTTCGTGCATTGTTAGATTCTAGACTGCAATTCTTTTGACCAACCAATGGACTATCAAACATTGATGCATCAAGTGCATGTCTTTTAAATGTTTTGGGCTTTTTAATTTCTATGATTTAGTGACCTGAATATCGTTAGGAGATGATACACACTCTTCAATTTTTCTTACCTAAACAATTGCTCTGACCTTTTTATGGAACCATAAGTCTCCCGTCCATTCCTTACATTGTGTGTTCGATGCTTGTGAGTTGGCTATCAAAGGTTCTTTGGCTCTTTTTATTTATCCATAAGGAATTATTTGGTTCATTTGATTATGTGGGTTTCATGACATTCAAAAAGGCATATCACTTTCTTTTCTGTTGTAAATTAGCCTACTCTTTTGTTTATTCTTCTTTTCCTATACTAAACCCATTATGCTATTCAGTAACAAGGTGGTTCGTTGCTCCACTTTTAACTGTTTGTGTTGGCTTTTTATTTTTGTCATCAGTAAAATGTATGTGCTGGAGAACACCAGCCGAAACATAGTTTTTTTGCAGCCTCTTGTTTGATGGGCCTCCACAATGAGGATGTCAATTATCGGTATTCTTTCTCACAGCCTTACCTTAAGTAAAAGACTGACTCGATTTCGTATGAGACAAATAGAAACAGATCCAAGAAAAAGGAGTTCTTACAAAAAGCATCACACATGCTTACAAAAGCATTTCCATATCAGGGAATATACATATCCCAAAAGCTTACAAATACTACAGGTATGTGactacatgaatatgacatattcATCGAATATACTATCCCAAAAGCTTGCTAACACTACTGGTATATCTACAACCAAGTCTTGTTTCAAAGAGTTTAGCGAAAGAAGTTTCAGGAAAGTCTTTGCTTCTTTAAACTCTCCACTTCTGTAGTCATATCATTCATTTCCGATGAAACAAGTGCGTGTGCCACAACTTTTCGAACTTTGCTGATCAAAGCTTACAAAAAGAAACATACATGGGAAAACTTGAAAGTAAGAAACAAAAATAGATTGGTCAAGGACAGTTCCTCTCAAACTTAGTAACTTACAGGctcaaacatcttaaattcctggCCCTCCCAATGTTCCATGTAAAGGATTGAGAAAACACCGCAATCAAATCTAAAAAAATTAGTGATAAACCCGGAGTGATAAACCAGAAGTTTTGGatcataaaataaaacaaaaaatgtCAAAGATAAAGTAATCATACGTTGTAGTTTGCTGAGGCAAGTTATGCGGGATTTCTGGTACATAATTGTCCAGTATAAAATTAAAGCACTTACTCTCAGTACATGCTTTTTGAAAATTTGTAACCTGTAACAATGTCCATTTACTCTCAGTACATGCTATATGAAAACCTTGAATGGAAACAATATTAATCATAATTAGTGGAGAACATAGGGGATAAAAAAAAGTTACCATATTGCTAGCCATTATAGCCTTCTTCTCCTTGTTGTTGTCTTGAAGTGAGTCAAGTAAGTTGATTTTTATGAAGAGCAAATTGATGGAAGTTATTGTCCAGTGATTAAGGAAAAATCAAAGTAATTATGATTATAAAAATAAAGCAAAACATGCTAAAAAAAGGGAAAAACAATCCCCCGGTAATACCAAATCACACTTAGCAAGGTTAAACTTCTTGTTCATATTTCCAAGTTCTCTACCGACAGATTTGGCATTAAATTTCTCAGGTGGCACATTGATCTTCGACTGCAAAAAAATGTGGTATTCGTGattcaagaaaataaaaataagaaacaactatgttatgaaaaaatacataaaattggattaaatcaaaataaaaaggataaGAAATCAGACCGCAAAAATTGGTCCTTGACCACCCACACCTTGGGCAGTTGGTATTGGGCCATCTCACAAAGCAAATAGAAGCAGAAATAAGAGATGGCAGGAAAGAGGTGATGGGCAGAAAAACCGCCAATTTAACTAGTCGCCCGTTATCTGGTTTCCTTTCCTTCCCTTTTTGTTTTTTGCTCGCTTTTGCTGCCGCCTTCTTATTTCGACAAAGgtaatatattaatatcgtgaagataccaattacacccagcctctgcaacaacgtacTTCCCTAATAGCAATATGGATGCACACAGCTCAAAAAAAAGAATTACAGAAAAGAAAAGTCTCACTACAGTAACCAATTCCTtggcgcgtcccccaaaccgcgccggattaagcgttttggggacgtgtttcgttcgtgtcgcgtttgggggacgtcgctccccagccgcatccctcaaacgccgccccaaaacattaaaatactctttttttgttttttttgcatttttatttcaataaaaagaagaaATATtctacaaactaatacataatttggaacgtggtttacatgaagatatagtttggaacatggttttccacaaactaatacatagtttgaaccatggttgacacaaatataaaacattgcaaaaaaaaaactaaacctaattaGGCCGGACATCGAatatttcgtgtgttcgctgccaagaaagaacactcgagggtacacccagtcacccaaactggaaaatccagctggtgagggtgcccctattggttctttcgaggaagaacaaccagaGACCTTCGTGCatatattcgctgcgaagaaacaacactcttcagtCATCGTCCTCGTCGGTGTTATCGACGTGGTAGTTCCGACGGCAATGCGTctcatcgaacaccttgacgctcatgtccctgtcgccaaagtaggagaacacgagcacgaagccggcttggaggctgtggtggcgcacgaacttctcccagccgatgtggaggtacatcttgccgcgcgcgttgtagatcacgtccacgatccaccggtagtagccgcacgaatcCTCCCGTAGATGCAGCGTGCCCGagcggtcgtcgccggcgacgaagtcggcgaagctgtccggcagcctctggatgccgcgtgggtcgcccttgaggacgaggacgaacttgaacagcacgggcccctcctcatccatctccgacgatgaagacgacggcgtgtGTGCACCTTTGCCGCGGCCACGGCCACGACCACAGCCGCGAGCTCGGCCTgcgcctctaccagccatggcgtcgactcttgagatggtggcggctagggttggggagagaggcgctagggtttgtgtgtgagagggacgatgagaggcgaccctttttataggccggagggaggcggggagcggtggcgctcattaacaccGGCACGCAGAGCAaggcgcgacgagacgcttcgttgcgcctctgcgggaactgcaccgtcgttgcgcgccaataacttccgtcgcgagacgtccccggtgcgtctcctgtggggcggggacggccTCGGGGAGCCGGACACCGTATCAGGACGCGTCGGACAAAAAGTGGCTTTGAAGGATGCTGCTGGGAACGTTTTTTCGTCCGGTGCACCCCAAATCTCTTTGGGGATgcaactggagatgctctaaggaggaAAGGGAAACGCATGGTTCCCACTATGTCGAAACACAATAATTCGATCAGCACTCACCGCGTTCAGTTCTTAGGAGAGGACCGAAGCCGCATTACAACTTTGAGAAAAAGCTGCTCCTGCTGTTCTACTCCATCTGAccgagaaaaacaggcttccttgGTCAACCATAGAAAGCTCTTTCAGCGAGGGGGCGCTAAACATCCTTTTTGTTACACAAGGGTAACGCAACATTTTACAATCTCATAAATCAAGCCGCATTCTACATATTTCTGGGAGTAGGCATACAGCAATCAACGAGGGAGAGATAAATATGAAAATGAGAACAACACAAATTTGTATTGAAGTAAAAAAAATTGTAAATTCGTTTCAACTTGACAATACATTTTTTACCATGTGATATCTACCATATTATATTCATGCATCATATACCCTATTTTTTATTATCTTTTCAGCCTCAGCAGCTGTCAGATGCCTAACACCATGCTCCCTCAGCCAATTCTTATCTGTAATCATCCTATCTCCTAGTTGCTTCTCATCGACTTTTAGCAATTTCAATCCATCAGACAGTCTCGGGAAGAAGCCTTCAGGCCTCAGACACCATGCTTGAAAAACAGCAAACAGAACACTCAGATCAGCGTGAAGCCTTTCCACACCACCGTTACTAAACTTTGGGGTTCCAGTGAAAATTCCTGCGAAAAGCATCTGGTCTACTCCACTTGCCACAGCTCTCCATAATGTTACAAAATCTAGCACATTTAGGCCAACTTCCAGTTTAGATAGTCTTCCTTGCATGTAGCCTGAAGATTCGATGATGGCCCTGGATATAGCTGGTTCATCTGAATGCTCCTGCCACTGCCTTTTGTTCTTCAGATAGTCCCGGGAGCGACCATCAAATCCCCTAAGAATGACAGTGGAAATCTTATCCACCCATTCTGATCTGAACTCTTTCAGTTGGTTTATCTCTTGCTGGAATACACTACCACCTTCACCAACTAGAGATAGATTTTCCATTTCAAGAAAGAACACATCCTCGCACCATTGTGCCAACGTGGATTCCACGTGCCGAGCTGCATTAATGGACTGTGATACTTTGATCAAAGCATCATCATCTGCTAGAGCAGTTAGCCCCTCTGCTTCTTGGCACCTCCGAAACATGAAACCAAGGAATTCTGATATTATGGGTGAAGCAGAACTCCTAATGAATTCTTCCCTAAGTGCAATGCTAGGAATAGGTCTAGCACGCTCAATTAGCAAAGACAAGCCCTGCTGAACAGCACCGGTTATTGCTGGAGATTTGTAGTCATCTGATCCGTACTCAAGCATTGCTCCTTCAACCCTCTTGCTCCAATTTTTCTCATTCTCCATTGCTGATTTCAGGTTATTAAAAATCTCTTGTCTCTCAATCTCTGCCCATACTTCAAGCCAGTCTGGCCGATCGCAGAAGACAGAGAGCACTGAGACCCTCTGCCAATTGTCATCATCCTTTACTGAAAGTAGCAGTCCTGTACCCGAGAGCAAATCTTGAGTTCGCTTGTCAAAAGATATCATCAGATCCACAAGGTTAAGCCATGAGACTCTTGCCTGAGACAGTGCGCTGCTTGCATCGCTTGAACTACTTTCTTGAATAAGTTCAATCTGCTTCGGAAATATCTCTTTCGCCAAGTATGTAGACAAAGCAATAACTATTCCCGAAATCCACTCCTCTCTGCAACTATACCCTACAAGATTGGCCTTATCTACAAGGGGCTGTAGTATCTCATCCATGGAATCAACAAAATCTCTTGTTATCTTAAAAGCAAGAGCAAACACAAATTCAGGATTCTCAACCCATTTGGAAAAATGCTGTTGTGCTGCAGCAGATAATGGATTTACTAACTCCTCTATTACCCATAATGGTTGACGTAGTTGGTTGTCCACATTATGCCCTTGCAATTGCCTAGCTTTTCTGCGTTTCTGTAATTCCTGTAGACTGCATAGCGAAAGAAAGCTTTCAGAATACTTTCTTGTCAGGTCACCCTTCATTGAAAATAATGGGTTCACTGTCTCTACTGATTTCCCGGAATTATTATCAGAAATTTGTGTTCCAGTAAGGGAAGGAGGCCAGCCAAGGGATGAAAGAAGAGCTCGATGGTCAACAATAGCTTGTGGTCTTAGTAAAGCTAAAGATCTGTCCACTCTGTGATCCACTGCAGATATAAGGCGAGTCCATTGTGGTCTGGTCCTTGTAACTGAAGCTAAAAGATCTTCTATCGTTTTGAGATATTCAATAGCAACATGATGGGTTTTCTGGAGTAAAAATGACAATGGCAAAATCAGCACTTGACAACTTAACTGTCCCCCCAAACACAGTATGACATGAATCATACCTCTGAATTTTGTCCACGGGATTTAAGTTTTGCAGTCACAGAAGAGGAAACGGCGTCTTCTACATCACCGATCAAACTGTCAAGCTTTAGAGCCATTTCTGTATATGACAACCTACCGTTAACAAACCATCAATTGCAAAGTCAAATATAAACAAGAACTCAGGCAACTTAAATAAAAGTAAACTAGTAAGCAGTATTCACAGAGAAAACAAAAGAAACGAACCATGATAAACACCTAAAGCCATCTAATCTAAAAAAAAGTTGGGGGTTTTTCATCACAGTCAAGTCAATTAGCTTTCATTCAATTCATCATCCTAATCCTCCATGATGAACCACTTATGTAAACTTGTTGTCATCTTTAGTACTCTTTCACCAGTACAGTATCTTAGagtatctccagtcgcgtcccccaaaccgccccccaaagggatttggggcggcgCCGGACGTTTGACCGTCCCCAGCCgcccgccccaaatcccttttcgGTCCGGCacggcccaatacggtgtccgggtAACAAACAAAATAATTGAAATGCAAAACTCAACACACACACAAGCAGACTGGAGCAAATATTTGAGAACAGGAGACAAACAAAATAATAAATATTGCACTCAGGGTAACAAACAAATTTAAAGAGCTATAGTATTCCTCTTTCCCCTAGCAGTAGTTCAGTTGCGGTGCCAATCCTGTAAAACAGTGACCAGTTGACTAACTCATATAAGGAGATTAGTAGCGATAACTAGCACCGTATGGCTAACAAGTGGGCACTATAAAATTCTTTACACATTATCACAAGGTACTTTTTATGCATAGAACATAAAGAATACCCATCAAAGTGTGTACCAAGTTTGCCTGAGGTGACAAAAACCAAATTAGAGATTCTGTTAGTACTTCCCTGCTATACACACGTTCACTCGTTAATTTGACATTCCAAATCGAACACACTTATTTTTTGTCCTCTTCATTATGCAAGTGAGAATTCAGTGTAATCTCCATCGTGTAATGTATTTATTCAAATATTTTTCAAGTGTAGCCATttcaaaactaaattttcagtcaATTACTCCAGCACCCAAAACATCCCACTACCTAAGAATATTGTCTAGGCTAAGGACGGGCGACAACAGGAAAATATAATGGATGTTGTTGTTAAGTGGTTTCAACACTCATATCAGTGGAAGGTCGTCATAGACAACCCAAAGATTCACATGATCAAAATGAGGCTGCCTTCCAAAAGCTTCCAGATCCATGTCCACTAATTGAGGGCCAGAAGAGATATCATCATCCATCCTAGTTGTACTGAACTAGATCTGTACAAGCCATACCTAATTATTATTAGCCTAACCAGCCTTCTCCTGCAAACATGCTATGCAACCCATTTCCCATCACATCAAGCACTTCTACAGTATGTTACCTAAAATAAAATCAATCTTCACACTGTAACAGACGGATCATATAGATATAAAAATGCTTATAAACCATAACAATATATCTGCCGGATTGAACAGAAGTCCTATTTCCCACATGCCTACCATAATAGCGCGATATATAATTGTACGCTTTAGCAAGCAGCTGCCGATCTCAACTTAGGAATCACAACACATTATCCTAAACATAGATAACCACCATAAGAGGAAAATCGAGAGCATAGCAAATTGTCACTATAGAGTTTACTGTCCGAAAATTGAGCCACGGAACAGAACAGGAGTCCAAATACGGCATGTTCACATACTCACCAGCGTAATCCCTGACCATGTCCACTCTCGCCACGTCGGTGGCCAGGGGAGGGAGCTGCTCAAACAGCATCTTCTCGCTTCCAGCCTCCACATCTTCTCTGGCCCCTAGAGAACCCCAGCAAATAAAATTACAGCTCTGCAGATCAACTCGAGAATCCCGAAATTCGGCAATCCCATGAGCATTTGCTTAAGATACCTGTCTTGGCGGTGGAGGCTTCGAGGGCGGCGAGGCCACCGCGCACGCCGCGGAGGGCGGAGCCAGCGGCCTCGAGGGAAGAGGCGTAGGACGCGGCTGCATCCGCGAGGCGGGCAGATAGCTCGGCTACCGAGGACTCGAGCTCCGCGCAGCGCCCGCGGATCTCGGCCTCGACGTCGGCGGCCGCGGCGAGGTCGGCCGGCGAGCGGAAGCGGACGTCGAGGAAGCGCCGGAGCTCGGGAGTGATGTCGGGAGGTCTAGGGAGCAGCGGCGACGGGGCCGCCGCTTCCATGGCGTGAACGGATCCCGACGGCTTAGGGTTTGGATCGGGGAGAGGAGTGGAGATGGGAGGAAGACGACCGGAGAAGGCAACAGAGTGGTAACTTTTTTTTGGTTCGGGCCGGGGAATTGTAAGTTataatcttgggcgttgatttgagCGGGTAACGGTTGATGTAGCGGCGATGCGAGTTTTGACGGGCGGTGCTAAGCAATGGTTTATAAGGCATGGACAATGCGGTGATGTTAACCTTCTCTTAGGATTGCCATTTCAGATTTTTGCTTAGTTGCagaaaagagaagaaagaaagataagattgtcttctcttagctaagagatgatCGCTTATGAAACAAGAGAAGATTATTTTCCCATTGTACGACTTGCCTTCCCTTACACAATTTCCTTCTAAAATAATTAATTCTCATTTACTGTAAGGGATAACAATAAGAGATAATGCATTGCACCACTAATACTTAACGTTTTCTCTAGATGACATGGACTACTAAGAGAAGATGTGCCTTC includes the following:
- the LOC127306129 gene encoding RINT1-like protein MAG2 isoform X2 gives rise to the protein MALKLDSLIGDVEDAVSSSVTAKLKSRGQNSEKTHHVAIEYLKTIEDLLASVTRTRPQWTRLISAVDHRVDRSLALLRPQAIVDHRALLSSLGWPPSLTGTQISDNNSGKSVETVNPLFSMKGDLTRKYSESFLSLCSLQELQKRRKARQLQGHNVDNQLRQPLWVIEELVNPLSAAAQQHFSKWVENPEFVFALAFKITRDFVDSMDEILQPLVDKANLVGYSCREEWISGIVIALSTYLAKEIFPKQIELIQESSSSDASSALSQARVSWLNLVDLMISFDKRTQDLLSGTGLLLSVKDDDNWQRVSVLSVFCDRPDWLEVWAEIERQEIFNNLKSAMENEKNWSKRVEGAMLEYGSDDYKSPAITGAVQQGLSLLIERARPIPSIALREEFIRSSASPIISEFLGFMFRRCQEAEGLTALADDDALIKVSQSINAARHVESTLAQWCEDVFFLEMENLSLVGEGGSVFQQEINQLKEFRSEWVDKISTVILRGFDGRSRDYLKNKRQWQEHSDEPAISRAIIESSGYMQGRLSKLEVGLNVLDFVTLWRAVASGVDQMLFAGIFTGTPKFSNGGVERLHADLSVLFAVFQAWCLRPEGFFPRLSDGLKLLKVDEKQLGDRMITDKNWLREHGVRHLTAAEAEKIIKNRVYDA
- the LOC127306129 gene encoding RINT1-like protein MAG2 isoform X1 encodes the protein MEAAAPSPLLPRPPDITPELRRFLDVRFRSPADLAAAADVEAEIRGRCAELESSVAELSARLADAAASYASSLEAAGSALRGVRGGLAALEASTAKTGAREDVEAGSEKMLFEQLPPLATDVARVDMVRDYAEMALKLDSLIGDVEDAVSSSVTAKLKSRGQNSEKTHHVAIEYLKTIEDLLASVTRTRPQWTRLISAVDHRVDRSLALLRPQAIVDHRALLSSLGWPPSLTGTQISDNNSGKSVETVNPLFSMKGDLTRKYSESFLSLCSLQELQKRRKARQLQGHNVDNQLRQPLWVIEELVNPLSAAAQQHFSKWVENPEFVFALAFKITRDFVDSMDEILQPLVDKANLVGYSCREEWISGIVIALSTYLAKEIFPKQIELIQESSSSDASSALSQARVSWLNLVDLMISFDKRTQDLLSGTGLLLSVKDDDNWQRVSVLSVFCDRPDWLEVWAEIERQEIFNNLKSAMENEKNWSKRVEGAMLEYGSDDYKSPAITGAVQQGLSLLIERARPIPSIALREEFIRSSASPIISEFLGFMFRRCQEAEGLTALADDDALIKVSQSINAARHVESTLAQWCEDVFFLEMENLSLVGEGGSVFQQEINQLKEFRSEWVDKISTVILRGFDGRSRDYLKNKRQWQEHSDEPAISRAIIESSGYMQGRLSKLEVGLNVLDFVTLWRAVASGVDQMLFAGIFTGTPKFSNGGVERLHADLSVLFAVFQAWCLRPEGFFPRLSDGLKLLKVDEKQLGDRMITDKNWLREHGVRHLTAAEAEKIIKNRVYDA